GCAACCGATCCAAGAACTCCGAGGGTAGTTGCCACACCGTTACAACCACCTTCGATAGCCAATTTGATGATGTTTTCCCCATCAAAATAAATAGGGTTTTTTGCAAAACTAGCACCAGCAGAGTGTTCAATTCCTTGGTCTACCGGAAGGATGGAAACGTAACCTGTTCCACCGAGACGGCCACTTCCAAGTAAGGTTTGGATGCTGCGAAGCACAGGTACAGACCTGTCTGTGGGAGCAAAAATTCTATCAACCCAGTCAGAGCCAGGTACGTGGATTAGTTCTTTAGCGATTTTTGGGGATTTGAATCCAAGTAAGGATTCCGCGTCGTTTCCAAGATGTTTCGAGATTTCGTCGAAGTTCAAAGTTGTTCTCCTAAAAAATAAATTCTCGGGTTCTTCCAATGTGACAACACCTTTTTTTGCTCGTCGTCCATCCGCTTGGCCCTAACTTGAATCGAGAGGCAAATTTGAGAGGATCAGCACAATTTCGAATGTTTTTTTCCCTGGCCTGGCTATCCCTCACACTTTCTTTGGGTGTGTGGTGGTGGATTTTGGGATTTCGACAAGCAAAGACTATTTCTGAAATTTCTATTAGCGACGCAAGGCAGGTCGAACTAAACCGAGTCAATCGGATGTTGCAACTAGAAGGATCCTTTTTTCTTTCTATGCTGACTCTCGGAGGAGTGACCCTGGCGATTCTTTCCTATAGAGACCACAAACGTTCCAAACTTATATCCGATTTTTTTTCTACCGTCACTCACGAAATGAAAACTCCCATCGCCAGCTTACAGTTGCAAATCGAAGTTCTTTTGGAAAATACGAAAGAACCAGAACTCAAGAGGAAATTAGAAAAGATTTGGAAAGAAAACCAACGCATTGAATCCCAAATGGGAAATGCATTTTATCTTGCAAGCCTTATGCAAGGGGAATCCTTGTATATGGAACCTTTGACCATCTCTGATTTATGTGAATCCTATTCCCATCATGAACCAGACCTAACTTGGAATGTTTTGATTCCGAAAGATACAAAAGTATATATTGATAAAAAAGCATTTTTTGCTATGTTAAAAAACTTAAGCGAAAATGCAAAACGACACGGGAAAGCAAAAACGATCAAACTCACCATCGCAAAGGATAACGAAGAAATCTCGTTTCTTTTAGAAGATGATGGAGTTGGCTTTAGCGGGAATAAAAAAAACCTAACATTACCATTCCTACGCCATTCCAAAACGAGTGGGAGCGGGATTGGTTTGTATATCGTTAAAAAATTAATCGAAAAAATGAAAGGTTCA
This genomic stretch from Leptospira meyeri harbors:
- a CDS encoding sensor histidine kinase, whose amino-acid sequence is MFFSLAWLSLTLSLGVWWWILGFRQAKTISEISISDARQVELNRVNRMLQLEGSFFLSMLTLGGVTLAILSYRDHKRSKLISDFFSTVTHEMKTPIASLQLQIEVLLENTKEPELKRKLEKIWKENQRIESQMGNAFYLASLMQGESLYMEPLTISDLCESYSHHEPDLTWNVLIPKDTKVYIDKKAFFAMLKNLSENAKRHGKAKTIKLTIAKDNEEISFLLEDDGVGFSGNKKNLTLPFLRHSKTSGSGIGLYIVKKLIEKMKGSLEFPNSSSGFQVKLNLKEVS